Within Lolium rigidum isolate FL_2022 chromosome 5, APGP_CSIRO_Lrig_0.1, whole genome shotgun sequence, the genomic segment TTCTTGATACCAAAGAGTCTTAACAAATAGACCTTACTACGACACCAATTCACTTGCAAAATTGTTCTGCTATTGTTTTACCATTTAAATGCACGGCTTGTTCTATGTTTTGGCAAGTATTGAATACCTTATCGTATGAAGAGTAAGAAAAAAACATTTGGATGAGGGTGTCCTACAAAGAAACTTAGTCATCCAGCAATCGTCCAACTTATTAATCTAAGTAAGTGCTGGAATTTATTGTATTGTAGTAGTAATTATATGCCTTAATTCTACTCAACTTAGAGGAATCAAACAAACAGTGATGTCAACAGTTACACAACATGtactagtttttatttatttggaAAAAAGAAATTAACTGTACAAGCCTTTTGGGGAAACTCCCTACCATGTAATCTGTTCTTGCTTGGACGATGTAACGTGCTGTCCGAGCCCTTCAGGGACCTGACAGTATGAAGAATAAATTTCCGTTGATTTCTTTTAGATAATAGATATAGAAGAGAATACTCCCCCAGCCTCAAAAAGAGCAAAGAACAGAAAAATGAAAGCATTATCAAAATGGGTCATAGGTTTGAAACTTGTACAATGCCAAAAGGACGAAATCACGCACATGCATTGGAGACAAATTAAGCTGAAAACATATATAATTTCTCCTACACACCAGACGAGGTTTCTCCTACACAGTGAATAATCTTATAACCTAGATGATTTGGGATACGGTGGAAAATTTTACCACGGATGAGGATTCAAAGCTGCGGAGGTCGCGCGTCAGGGCAGcaatggcggccgtagccggcttGAGACCATGGGGATCTACAGGTTCCTGCggcttctgctgctgctgctgctgctgcttctgtgACCTCAGGATATTCCCCATcctgcctcctcttcctcctcctcctctcctccttctgCTGCTATGTGCTGCTTCTCTTTGCTGTGATGGGCTCACTGCTCACGGCAGTAAAGTGAGTGGTGGGGGCCACGTAGTAGACTCGAGTCTTTGGATGCTTGTAGCTACACAACGCTGCTGCGCTAATAatggttttattttatttttggagatTGCCACTACAAGGAATTGATCGATGCCGAGCAAAATCAATTAAACTCACTAAATCGAACTTTAAAAATTCGATATTGTGTAAGGGTGTGAACCATGATTTGAATCATGGTGTGTGAACTCATATTACTCTTATCACATTTTAGCTTTTGTTATTATGTCTTCTATACTTTCTTTTTGTTTGTcgcagtatttttttttttttttttttgcaaatcttgCGCCATTCTTGAGGTTCCAGAGAAAAATGGAATTGATGTGGTGAACTTGAtgttcataaaatatattttgtgTAAATTTAGAATTGCAAACCAGTACGGATTTTGTTTCAATTTTGTTGCTGTTTCTCTATGGTATGACTTAGTTCTGAGTCAGCAAGAGCTACAGTCGCTCTGGCTGAAAGCATGGCTAGTATGTCTACTGTGCAGTTAATTAATTGAATCGAGTTTTCCAAGTCAAAAATAATAATACGGATTTTTCACTAGCCACAGTTTTTGTTTGATCATCTGAGTAGAACTCTGTGTCAAGGATATTTTAATATAAATGGCAAGGAAAATGTTTAAGCCGTGAGCACATTTTGAGACCGTCAAACCTTTTTTTCTTGTCAATGAAAATGTACGCGTAGTGAAATTGTCTGGAACAGTGCAAAAATGGAATGAGAAAAAGTTCACACCGTAATGCTTTCCTCTACATATCATCCAAATTTTAAACGATGAATACCATTCTTTGATTCATTCCAGTAATTTCTACTTCAAAACTGGAAACATGAACCCTTTTTACAATAAGCAAAAAACCTCACCCCACCCCCACAATCAAGTACGAGTAATAGATGAAGTTTAACCTCCTCCTCCTTGGATTTTCAAATTGGCGTCGGAGATTTCTGCATGTAGAACCTTGGGATCCTTCAGAGGACTTGCCTGACACAAGCTGCTATCCTTCTGGAGCTCTGTACTCAGTACGCGCAATGCGGTTCTTTGATGCCCCAGTGAAGCAAGCTGGCCTTCCCAGAAGAAGATGGAGTACCATATCCACTTATCAGTGATAGCCAAAAGTTCCAGAAAAAAAAGGCTAACAGGGGAGGAGCCTCGTGGCATTTCATTAAGAGGAATGGTCCAACACCACCGAAATTGCCAACAAGGGGACTGAAACTCTGATGGGTGGGAAGGGAGCAGGCACTCCCAACCACTCGACTATGCTTCAATCTGCACAGCCAAAGTGTTATAAAGATTTTTTTTAATGAAGACATGTTACTCCTATATGATAAAATGACATGTTAGAGAACTGGCAACTTTTTTACACCAAAACTGACAGTAGTTCATCAGAGATGGAAGGTGTTGCCCAATAGCATTCCAGGACCAGTAAAGTCGATTGGATATAAAAGGTAATTCACAATCTAGTGATTCCAACCAGTAGCCAAGTGGAATGTCATCCAGCCTATCTATAGTACTGACAGCAGAAAAATGGCATTAATGAGGAAAAACGTTTAGAAAGAATTACCTGTACATTTCTTACTGCTAGGAGTACCAAAACCTGATGTCTCCATATCTTTCTGTTCTGAATAGTGAAAAAAGCAAACTCGGCGCAGTATCTTCCCCACCCGAGTTTATTCATGGTCAGTAAAAAGGTAATTTGATAGAGAAAGCCAACATTCCTCTGTGTGCCTTCTTTATATTTTCCCAGAGGCAATTTCTTTCCTCATCTGTTTACATGGATGTTTTGCGGTCGAAAAACTACTTCTCCCAGACAAATGCAAAAATAATATGCTCCTATAAATTTTCAACACAACAGCTGATAGTAATGTAATTCCTAACTGTCAATCCAACTGTAACCAGGTTTCTTCGTGATTCTTCTCTCACGCATCAAACCCCTCATTTCTTCTGATTTGACCCAATCCCCTTGAGCAGCAAGCACACTGGACAGCTGCACATACAGACTGGAATGTGGTGACTCTGATTTCCCCATCTCCGTCAGCCTCTTTGCTATCTTATGAGTTAAAGCCTCATTGCCCTGAGCTTTGCATCCACTAACAACTGTAGTCCAACTTATTGGATCAGCTTTAAAGGGCATATTCTCTATGAACTCAACTGCTTCATCTAACCGACCTGCACGGACTAACAGGTCAGTCACACATGCATAATGCTCAGCTGATGGAGACACGCAGAAATCTTCCTGCATTTGCTTAAACCATGTCAGTCCTTCTTCCACAAGTCCAGAATGGCAGCACGCAGAAAGGACACCAACAAATGTCCGTTCGGTTGGTCTTATACCCCTAACTTTCATCAACTCCAAGAGTTCCAGTGCCTTATGTCCATGCCCATTGGAAGCATAACCAATTAGCATTGAGTTCCACAGGACTTCATCAGACTTGTCTATTCCATCGAAAACCTTGCACCCACTAGCCAAGTTGCCACATTTGCAGTACAGATCAATGAGTGAAGCGGCTACAACATTGTCACACTGCAAGCCACGAACGGTGGCAAGAGAAAAGATCTGCTCCCCAAAACTTATGGAGCAAATGTTACTTGATGCACTCAGAGCACTTGCTATAGCAACCTTGTCGAGTCTCACACCAAGGCGATGCATCTCACAAAACAGCTCCATGGCATCAATTGCATGCCCATTCTGGCTCAACCCGACAACCATAGAATTCCATGATATGACACTCTTGCTAGTAATCCTGTAAAAAACTCTTTTCGCCTCTTCTATCCTCCCGCAGTTTGAGTATACGGTGATCATTGAATTGAGCACAACGGTGTCATAAAACCTAAGCTCACTGAAAGCTCGGCAGGCATCCTCCCAGAGGCTGCATTTTGAGTAGAAGTCAATGAGAGCGCTTGCTGCTATCATGTCATTGACAGTCCCACTCTTGAGACCACACCCATGTATCTGAATCCCAGGCTTGAGCATGCCCGAAAAGGCACAGACATTCAGAACGCTGGCAAAAGTTGAAGAATCAGGCAACACATCTGACAGCATCATCCTTACAAACAGAGCAAAAGCATCATCTCCAAGGCATGCAAATGCACAGCCACTGATGACAGAATTCCACAACAGAATGTTAAGGTTCTCCACCCTGTAAAAAATACGTAACGCCTCGTCTAACTGTCCACGTGAAGCATAGCCATAGACCAGGGCAGAAACTGAGAACTCGTCAATCTGCGCTAAACCATCAAAGACGCTGCGAGCAGAGTCCAGATCGCCACACTTGCAGTACATGTCAACCAATGTGCAAGTCAACACTGAATCCAGTTCGACCTTGGCAACCACCATCCGACCATGTGCTTGTCTCCCAAAATCATACTTCATCCGGTCAGCGCAAGC encodes:
- the LOC124653541 gene encoding putative pentatricopeptide repeat-containing protein At1g77010, mitochondrial gives rise to the protein MAVAVDVRGYIQLLRSCSAVAGQQLHQALLKSGHVPSSLPPSNSVLLMYARCSPAHRRDARRLFDEMPGRNCFSYNSLVTAHLNSRDHHAALTLFRSMPERNNFSWNTVITGMVSAGDLDTARALLDEMPVKDAVACNAVLHRYVRSGRIDEAFALVRAIGLECGTAAASPCNDPFVLATIIGACADRMKYDFGRQAHGRMVVAKVELDSVLTCTLVDMYCKCGDLDSARSVFDGLAQIDEFSVSALVYGYASRGQLDEALRIFYRVENLNILLWNSVISGCAFACLGDDAFALFVRMMLSDVLPDSSTFASVLNVCAFSGMLKPGIQIHGCGLKSGTVNDMIAASALIDFYSKCSLWEDACRAFSELRFYDTVVLNSMITVYSNCGRIEEAKRVFYRITSKSVISWNSMVVGLSQNGHAIDAMELFCEMHRLGVRLDKVAIASALSASSNICSISFGEQIFSLATVRGLQCDNVVAASLIDLYCKCGNLASGCKVFDGIDKSDEVLWNSMLIGYASNGHGHKALELLELMKVRGIRPTERTFVGVLSACCHSGLVEEGLTWFKQMQEDFCVSPSAEHYACVTDLLVRAGRLDEAVEFIENMPFKADPISWTTVVSGCKAQGNEALTHKIAKRLTEMGKSESPHSSLYVQLSSVLAAQGDWVKSEEMRGLMRERRITKKPGYSWIDS